Proteins found in one Podarcis muralis chromosome 5, rPodMur119.hap1.1, whole genome shotgun sequence genomic segment:
- the GPR88 gene encoding G protein-coupled receptor 88 — MPNISFSSSSSSSSSSWSSRSLQQLLCEEDSLGTRISLSLFYLLLAIYGTISNIMVIYLVFTFRKLRTTSNAFIVNGCVADLSVCGLWMPQEAVQGLLPSGSPTVRSEGYRLLRAGLVGLGLIVSLLSHLLVALNRYVLITKPPITYQAVYQRKHTAWMISLSWGLALLLASVPPGLQMWQPSRQESQNGTSTKSSNYVGLLVALAVLIQTVLLLHCYMGIVRRVRGSVKRVSVLNFHLLQQLPFPAASAAPRRARRLSSISVLLLCLAFLLATQPLVWVSFLGFFFWPMPRGLQIASWLLFCSLSAFNPLLYTWKNEEFRRCARLVLPGGENPAVAVAAAAATTALPTVSLPSQEPSQLGTKVESLGSLVLH; from the coding sequence ATGCCCAatatctccttctcctcttcttcctcctcctcctcctcctcctggagcTCTAGATCCTTGCAACAGCTGCTTTGCgaagaagactccctggggaCGAGGATCTCTTTGTCTCTCTTCTACTTGCTGCTAGCCATCTACGGGACCATATCCAACATCATGGTCATCTACCTGGTCTTCACCTTCAGGAAGCTACGCACCACCAGCAACGCTTTCATTGTCAACGGTTGCGTTGCGGACCTGAGTGTCTGTGGCCTTTGGATGCCGCAAGAAGCGGTGCAGGGACTGCTCCCTTCTGGGTCCCCAACAGTGCGGTCAGAAGGGTACCGGTTGCTCCGTGCTGGGCTGGTGGGCCTTGGGCTCATCGTCTCACTGCTCTCCCACCTGCTGGTGGCCCTCAACCGCTATGTCCTCATCACCAAGCCGCCCATCACGTACCAGGCTGTTTACCAGAGGAAGCACACGGCCTGGATGATCAGCTTATCCTGGGGGCTGGCCCTCCTCCTCGCCTCCGTCCCCCCAGGACTGCAGATGTGGCAACCCAGCCGGCAGGAGTCTCAAAATGGCACCAGTACCAAGAGCTCGAACTACGTGGGCCTTCTGGTAGCCCTGGCTGTCCTCATCCAGACAGTCCTCCTGCTCCACTGCTACATGGGGATTGTCAGGAGGGTGAGGGGCAGCGTCAAGCGCGTCAGCGTCCTCAACTTCCACCTGCTCCAGCAGCTCCCCTTCCCAGCAGCCTCGGCGGCTCCCCGCCGGGCCCGGCGCCTGAGCAGCATCTCTGTCTTGCTCCTCTGCCTCGCCTTCCTCCTGGCCACGCAGCCTTTGGTGTGGGTCAGCTTTCTGGGCTTTTTCTTCTGGCCTATGCCCCGGGGGCTGCAGATCGCCAGCTGGCTGCTCTTCTGCTCTCTCTCGGCCTTCAACCCGCTGCTCTATACGTGGAAGAACGAGGAGTTCCGCCGCTGTGCCCGCTTAGTGCTACCCGGAGGGGAAAACCCGGCGGTGGCGGTAGCTGCCGCAGCGGCCACTACCGCCCTCCCCACAGTGTCTCTTCCCTCTCAGGAGCCATCGCAGCTGGGGACCAAAGTGGAAAGTCTAGGCAGCTTAGTGCTTCACTGA